A genomic stretch from Bacteroidia bacterium includes:
- a CDS encoding twin-arginine translocase TatA/TatE family subunit, translated as MSLLFLNLGGGEIILILLVILIFFGAKKIPELARGLGQGMREFRKASQEIQENIENAGNSLPENKPAEPKKNTNNNNVEDAKIVE; from the coding sequence ATGAGTTTGTTGTTTCTTAACTTGGGCGGAGGTGAAATAATTCTCATCTTATTGGTCATTTTGATATTTTTTGGAGCAAAGAAAATTCCCGAACTAGCCCGAGGATTAGGTCAAGGCATGAGAGAGTTCAGAAAAGCTTCCCAAGAAATTCAAGAAAATATTGAAAACGCAGGCAACTCTTTACCTGAAAACAAACCCGCAGAACCAAAAAAAAATACTAACAACAACAATGTAGAAGATGCAAAAATTGTAGAGTAG
- a CDS encoding endonuclease/exonuclease/phosphatase family protein: MARKKWLCFVAHFIYASVSILVAFSYVSQYISPLQGSIFYLFSLVVWYIQLGAWIILIWAALQKQTTWMLVFLLLQVVGIRNYRVTYAFRFSEKTVDQALKVVTYNVKNFELGTEALLEEIAAQQADIVCLQEVWDYKRIYNSTYNFPNPLQYLQRSAHLPYLFFYPRIQENFGLAILSKYPIIQKGTIPFKSNGINGMMYVDIIYKNTKLRVYNVHLQSINLMYNPKYEHEIGKIKYDTPDKRRYLLQQLIKSSIKRTYQLELLLQSIRSCQHPVVVAGDFNSTPYSHLYWKMTRDLQDNFIMSGKGLGYTFDKYPLRIDYIFSDRRLKPAQTFTYKTPYSDHSMVVSYMYLV; the protein is encoded by the coding sequence ATGGCACGTAAAAAGTGGCTTTGTTTTGTAGCTCATTTTATTTATGCATCAGTAAGTATTTTAGTTGCATTTTCTTACGTAAGTCAATACATCAGTCCTTTACAGGGAAGTATTTTTTATTTGTTTTCTTTGGTGGTTTGGTACATTCAGTTGGGAGCTTGGATAATTTTGATATGGGCGGCATTGCAAAAGCAAACTACTTGGATGCTTGTGTTTTTATTGCTGCAAGTAGTAGGGATACGGAATTATAGGGTTACTTATGCTTTTAGGTTTTCAGAAAAAACAGTTGACCAAGCTTTGAAAGTAGTAACATACAATGTAAAAAACTTTGAGCTAGGCACAGAAGCACTACTTGAAGAAATTGCCGCGCAGCAAGCGGACATTGTTTGCTTGCAAGAAGTATGGGACTATAAGCGTATATATAATTCAACCTATAATTTTCCCAATCCTTTGCAGTACTTACAAAGATCAGCTCATTTGCCGTATTTGTTTTTTTATCCCCGTATTCAGGAAAATTTTGGCTTAGCGATACTGTCAAAATATCCTATTATTCAAAAAGGGACTATTCCCTTTAAGAGTAACGGCATAAATGGCATGATGTACGTTGATATTATATATAAAAACACTAAACTGCGAGTTTATAACGTTCATTTGCAGTCTATCAATCTTATGTACAATCCAAAATATGAGCATGAAATAGGAAAAATCAAATATGATACACCTGACAAAAGGCGTTATTTGTTACAGCAGCTTATCAAAAGTTCCATTAAGCGGACGTATCAATTAGAGTTACTATTACAATCTATACGATCTTGTCAACATCCTGTTGTTGTAGCGGGGGATTTTAATAGCACTCCTTATTCACATTTGTATTGGAAGATGACGAGAGATTTGCAAGATAATTTCATTATGTCAGGTAAAGGATTGGGCTATACTTTTGATAAGTATCCTCTTCGGATAGATTACATTTTTTCTGACAGAAGACTCAAGCCCGCACAAACTTTTACCTACAAAACTCCATACTCTGACCATAGTATGGTAGTGAGTTACATGTACTTAGTTTGA